Below is a genomic region from Ostrea edulis chromosome 10, xbOstEdul1.1, whole genome shotgun sequence.
AATTATGAGGAGAAAAGAAACCGCTTGTTTCAGCCAGCCTGGCAAGCTGGGAGACCATGGCTTCTATTTGATGCGGTTAAAGGTATGACCTGTAGTTGGTGCACTGAGCATGGCAGAGGGGGCATTGAAGGTGCAAGTAAGAAGAATTTATTTGTCGTTGGCTCGAAGAACTATAAACACTCTACAGTCACTGACCATGAAAAGTCGAAGTTGCATTTGGAGGCGACAAATGTGAAAAATTCAAAGAAAGAGGCGAAAGAGAAGAAGAGCACTGCTCACAAAACTGTTATGGCATTGAAGGAGCATACACGAAAACAAATGGAATACCGATTCAGGAACGTCCATGCTCTTATCAAAAACAACAGACCTATATCTGATTATGTATGGCTAAATCAGCTTGACCGAGCTAAGGGCCTGGAGATCAGTTCCACTTACGACAATTCTTCTTCTGCTACCTTGTTTCTAGAATTTATATCTTCTGTAGAAAAGGAAAAGCTTACAAATATCTTGGCCCAGATTAAGTTTTTCTCTATGACAATGGATGGAAGTACGGATGACAGCACTACTGAACAAGAAACTGTGTTTCTCAGGAGTTCTGTACAAGGTGagattttttaatttgtaagtATGATTAATTATGTATTCTTATGAATCAGCTAGAATAGGAAACAATTCAATTATGTTGTTTGTGTTTTTATAGGAAAGATGATAATGAGATTCCTTTTTATCGGTGAACCAAATTCAACTGGATCCGCTGATCTGTTTACATTCCTGAAAGAAAAACTAGCAGCAAACAATGTATTGGACTATATGAGTAAATTTATTGGATTTGGATGTGATGGGGCAGCCAACATGATGGGTAGAAAATCAGGTCTATTAACTCGACTTCAGGAGGAATATCCTCATGTTGTTGGTGTGCATTGCTTGGCTCATCGATTAGAACTTTCCTTTCGAGACATATTTAGGAATAACAAATACTATGTCAAACTGTCAACTTTGCTCATTGGgcttttttatttctacaagaACAGCCCTAAACAGAGGAAAGGTCTAAGAGAGGCAATGAAAGTAAGTTGTATTCTAACAGTGtacaaaatttatattatttaaaggaaatattttgcattgttatcaaCTCTGTGAATAGCAATTGATTAGTGATTTAAGGAATTCTGAATAATAGGTTATGAGTGTGAAAGGAACCCTGCCTCACAGAGTGGGAGGAAGCCGATGGATGCCCCACATTAAAAAAGCTTTGGAAACTCTCTTCAGGACGTACCCAGCATTCATTTCGCATCTCCAAAATGAATCTCATCAAGATGCCAAAGCAGAGGGGCTTGCGAAAATTATGGATGATTTTAATATCATTGCATTTGCCATATTACTCCAGgtattatgtaaattaaaaactCCACATTTCTGTAATATTGTATGGTATCCAGTAGTGTATTTTCTGACATAGTAACCTTTATTTGTAGGACCTGATCAACCCCTTGACAAAATTGTCATTGTTGCTTCAAGCCAAAGATACAACACTGGCTGATACAACAGATGTGATCGAGAGCACGATTGATTATTTGCTGCAGTGTAAAACTAGGTATATTAGCCATGACATGTATTTCAAGTAAATAATTTTAGTATCAGCAACTCATTAAAGCTAAAATAGagttttaaaaactgataatcATTCAAACACACATTATTTGCCAATGGAGTAATGTTTGATGATAACTGATTTATGTTACAGCCAAAGTTTGAAACTTGTTGCTGTTACTACTTCGAAAACTGTCTCTGGATATGGTTTGAAAATAAGAGGAAAGGAGCTCAACATCTGTGCCACAACAGAGAATATTGTTGACGAGTTGATTTCTCAACTAAGAGCAAGGTTGTGTGGTCAGCCCTGGGTTAAGTCAACCCTGATTGGAAGTTTCAAAAATTGGCCAGTAGAAGATACAAATGCAGGTGTGTAATTACAGgtgtaatgtatatttattgtaaaaacaaaaaagataaCTGCCTAATAGTATTAAGTTAAGtaagttttgtatatttgtatataatttttgaaCTTCTTTTATCTTAGTGAAGGATGACAAGAAGGTAATATTTCCTTTGTTGTAACCCTTGGTGTTTGGTATACCCATATATTTCTCTTCATACCTTCCTGGTGTAGTGCAATATATAGCTGCTCTTATGCTTCCTGGTGTAGTGCAATATATAGCTGCTCTTATGCTTCCTGGTGTAGTGCAATATATAGCTGCTCTTATGCTTTCTGGTTTAACTCACTGTTTTATGTAATCCTTTCTCGCTGGCTTATTGCACTCATATATCAATCATAGTCCTTAAAATTCATTCGGGGTTTTTTCTGTTAATTTTATCAATTTGGGTGAAACAAAAATACAGATTGTTTTCTTCTTGACCAATAGAATTTGGAAAGAAGGAAGTGGAATTGTTGACAGAGAAATTCCACACTGCATTAACTACTGCTGAGTATGACACTTCACAGATGGTTTCAGAGTGGAGCTTATGAAGTCTCTCACTTATAAGAGGTAATGTACAAATAAAGAAATCTATTTTCAGATTATTTTGCTATTGTATCCATACAGttatattaatgatttttcGCTAATATCTGTATTTAGATTTGGATCATGTCTAGCACATCTTGCATGGGAAACTGTGAATTCTTCCTTTGGACAGAATGGGATCCAGAATATACTGGGATTAATTGATCTGTTGAGAAGTCTCCCTCCAACatctgttttaaatgaaaccGCCTTCAaccaaatgaaattaattaaaacagatAGACGACACAGATTAAGTGCTCAGCATTTGAATGATATCATGTTGGTCAAAATTGAATCATCATCCATCCAAGACTTTGACCCAACACCTTCAATCAATAAATGGATGGTAAGACTTAAAGTACTCAATTTaatgatagaaataaatttagatttatttGAACTATTAACTcactgtaatttacaatttaagtgTAAAAACGTTCTTgttgaaactttaaaaaaaatgtgggtttttttttacccagatgaaatgtatgaattttgaaatttattctATCTAGGTGACACCATCTGCTCAAGGACGAAGGACAAACTACACCCGGGACACAGTGAAAGAAAGTGACATTATTACAGTGATTGCAGAGAAAGAAGTTGATAGGGAGAGACAGTATATGGAGAGAGAAGTGGAGGGTGAGAGAGGAGTGGAGGAAGAGAGAGAAGTGGAGAGTGAGAGAGAAGTGGAAAGTGAGAGAGGAGTGGAGCAAGAGAGAGAAGTGGAGAGTGAGAGAGGAGTGGAGAGTGAGAGAGAAGTGGAGGGTGAGAGAGGAGTGGAGCAAGAAAGTGAAGAAGATTCAGAGTGTGAGCAAAATGAGAAAGAGAATGAAAGGAGAATAAATGAACTTGTAGCCGAGATTGAGATGGAATACAATTAgttgattataaataaaatttatcaaaatctcaAAAGCGATGCATTTTTtctggactgacaaaattttgtttgggctgacactatttctaacagtgtcagaccaaatgtctgacacttcaaaagaaatttcaagaactctgtaAATCCGATCTACTTCTGCAACATATTGCCAGAGGCTtggttaaaaatgtaaatatcccTGAAATATTAGACAAGAAAATGACAAAACATGAAAGCCTATTAACAGGAACCCAAAATATCAATTCCATGTAGCGCACTAAAAGAGGCAAGAACGTTCACTTATccaattgtaaaaaaaacaaacaaacaaaaaaaaaacaaatgttaAGCGAcagaaaaacaaattatttcaacataACTGCaaacaatttaacaaaaaatGTACGTTAAATTCATGTCTAATCTATACTTCTGTGCCTGTTcaaagttttgaagaaatttttcAGGTTGAGTttaaaggccgggagtaacctagacaattttacacccctacagcaattaagcatatatggcaagagggcagggcttagcagtgctatcagaataagcagcaatctgatgcttgactctacacgtgctctgtagcagacgatattttgaacagggagactggcatgatttatcaaaataaactaaagttttcccgcatttttctaccactctgctcgatctgtgaggcactgaaaggctatgtttttactttaacaaaacttcaccctaggaactacaaaatgaattcatcattgttttatccatgtcttttaaaacatgtagttttttttttataatatacacaaatattggtatgtatgatatactaatacttatgattttcctcttggtacctttcaattatgagaagaatttggggggaaattgtagctgtgcaatggaggacatgtgcattgaagggttattaagaaacattttgtccattatgatatttggagacctactatctgtgattgtctcttttggcattgtaatgttcacatgtaagagtccagattgagagcaattttagagtgatggttgatcaattggacatttgtcatcattggtgagagacaattaatgggagttacacaactggcctaggagattgttgcttaatcagacaaacatcatgcttgacattattcgagaaaaggtaatcctgcaaaactctgaaacagtgatcagactgaacagtcctaatgagttattttcataaagttaaccaattttttttaatggaatgtgattatatataattaaaaaataaaatttggatttaccaatgatatatgagtaagtactttttttccacgttatacagtgatttgattacatgttgcctttggtgcaatccctcttatctagaactagacaagcatgctcctgcaatatgtgagtcaacatccggtgtaaacaataacaaaagataatcacacccacaaactgccaatctctagtttgaaatacaaatttagccctgcttcagatttttgaggccaaaattaaaacttcatgagaatttatatctaaaatagatatggccaatatatgcacagttatgaggggaacaagcatacctattttaaaatttcagtacaacagcttaatctttatttttgcaaaataagtgctgcaatctgaatgtgaccagaaaattcatagattccaccattttcaccgattggctgcttttatacccaattgcCGGCCTTTAAGAGAAGCAGTACATTTATTTCTAGATCGTACCCTTTCTTGTCTGCTTCCTCTGAAGTTGTAATTCACAAACACAAAATTGAGGAGATAAAGTGTCCAATCAGTgcattgattaattgattgattgattttacatgtatattgtttaacgtcccccttAAAAAATATATCACTCACAAGGAggcgtcaccactgccggtgaagggctgcaaaatttaggcctatgctcagcgattacggccattgagcagggagggatttttatcgtgccacacctgctgtgacacggggcctctgttTTTTAGGGTCAcatccgaagggccgccccatttagtcgcctcttacgacaagcaaggggtactgaggacctattctaacccggatccccacgggacccaTTCAGTGCAAAAATTAGATAAACGAATAAAAGAACACCaagaaaaattttcattttagcaGAATAAGAATGGTCAATTAAAGAAttgacatgtatatatctgtggTGTCCACTATTGCTAAATTCAGGGACAGATTTTTTGTTCTAACAAAAAAGAATTATgctggtaatacatgtatatgtgtatactTTTAAATATCTGAAAGTTATTTCGGTTTATAGAAACCAACAATTTATTGATGGTTTGCGTTTGAAGATAAAATCTTTCTTCAAATTATACTTCAAGATTGCCCCCCATTGAACAATTTTATTACCACATTTGAATGCCAAATACAGGTTATTGccaataaaatataatatactGCTTCCAAGTCGATCATATTTTCTCATCCAAAGATGCAACATTTATGACATTCTGTCATTAAATGTCATAATATTCCCCTGTCCTTTTTGCGCGAGGTGAGTTGTGAGTTGTTGAATGTAACCTACGGTTACCGGGGATTTTTGTAATAGAATttaatatttgaagaaaaatgaGAAGGAAGATTCGTCCTTCCTTCCTACATGCATTTATGTGCAAGGTTGCAGGAAATAGATTGTATGTTGTTTcgtttacatatataaaatgcATAAGAATGTATCATGCATGTTTATACACACAGTGACACCATTAAGGACCCCTTTGGAAATGTTAATTTGACCCCTTTATGCTAATGTGTTGTAGAGAACAAAAAGATTAACATTGAAGCACTCTGTTCCGAATGAATGCTGCCCTTTAAAACCGTTCCTTTTTTGGATACAAGATcagtaataaaacaaaataacacTCTAAATGGACTAGCAACAACACGCTAATAGCCATTAGAATGACAAGCTTTAGTGAATGAAAAAAACAATAAAggtataaaattaaatatactAAAACATAATAAACTACAGTATACTTTTTAGATATTAATTTCAAGAAGTAAATCTAGATACAATACGTAGTATATTTACTGTCCCAAATTTCTGATAAAAGATACTAGGTATTTTACATTATCCACTTTTTGATATGCAGGAAAAAATTATAGTGTACTGAATTTATCTGAAATTATTTCTATAAATCCAAGAAAACATTAAATATGAACTGAAATATatctcaaagtttaacatgaCGGGTGTGACGGCAGTCGACACTACTGATCCGGAATCGGACCAGCAAATGTTGTTTCTTTGGTAAGGCATCTTGACTACAATAATACACTCACTGAATATTTATCAATCCTATTGCTGAAagatatatcaattaaatgcatttatgTTTTGTGCAAAAAACGTGATTATAATTTATCTACAAACAGCTTTTCCCTCCAGcgcgatttttttttctaagcGTGTAATTGACCGAGATGTCAACTTCCTTACAATGTATTTATCATAGAAGCACGtagcctggttcccgaggccttccgatgtgcaAACACGAAGGCCAGGCACTCACTGTCGAATGGattcttccactgatcaaaatccaatatggcggactcaatggtaagtattgggaatgtacgtaaatgagcgtatcatggcttaattagctgtgtcactttcgattttatgtcattaattgccagagacagaccttaggaaatgtattatacttggttttccatgtgacacgcttgtttgatatagtcttatccctttgttttcaagCAAGTATAGGTGATTCgtcaactcgcatatttttcacgtatgttaaattaaatctaaccgtgTCACTTCATTTTTTCTACTATTGTTGGGTTGTATAGAGTTGCTGGTGAAGATATAGACTGAGTTTTATAGATGACACGCACCAGCTTTCCTATTTCGAACCGGCAATTTcagatcgaatttcctccactcatTTTTGGACAATTTTTGATTACATATAGATTTCATGACGTGCTTTACTTTGATAAGACTATATAGGCTATAGCTGAAGTTTAAACGATGACTTTTTTGTGCGATGATGGAGGTGTTTTAAGCTTTTATTGGACTTAAAgtgtacaattttacagattctcgaaattatatacatgtgtatcactatgtatattaattgttttaatttcagatAATTTTCCATACATATGAAAGAAGAAACATATGATAGTGGGTGAAAAAACACCCTCATATATAATGCTTCATGAATATGCAAAACCATGCCAACAGGTATAATAAGATGTACATATTGCTTGTGTAGGAGATAAggctatttatgcattttataatTCAGTATCATGGTCTCTGACAGTGTCAATTATTTAATTCTTATGTTGACCTGCCAACTTTATGCTTGATCCAATAggcttgatttaaagtttcTTTTGTTACTTTGGTTTACTGTGAATATTCTGCAGATTTCAGAGGGGATCACTAACAATTTCATTGTCAACAGTTACTATTCCTCTCCGACTCACAGTCCCGCTTGTCCAAAATTATATTTGTGGGTCGGCCCACAGTTTTTATATATTGCCAAATGTTATACATTGAGGTATTCTATATTTGTGTTAGcattatattttgcatttgtttgtaactcaaattctttgtcttctttatgagaGAACTGAGTTCATacacttcaatttaaaaatcttatgtaGTAGCCAGGAATTCTGTAtctaacaacaaaaacaaattttacataatttgaaGTACATAATATGGCGCTATAGTAACATTCATTGTTATGCTTTGCACAAACTCGTTGGTACTGCTTGgatttgatactaaattcacaTCTGCTAAagcttcaaagaaaaaaatgtagaaGATCACCATCTGGAGAAACCCTCATTCATCCCCAAAAACAAAGTTTTGCATTTATGTTTCTCTCActgtattgaaaattttgtctAGTGGTACTTGTGTGCCAAATTAATGATTCTTAATATAGTTTtgtggaaaaaagaaaagaaagataaccAGATTGATCTCTTTATTTTACCATGTAGTCTACAGACTCCAGATGGAAAGAGATGGAGAAAGAATTTCTAAAGGGGGTATTCAAGGACCCATCCTCCTCCACACTAATTCATATTGCAAGAAATTGACATCCAACTTGAATAAAGAATTACAGACTTCCAGAACAGGTTAACAACTAAATCAATTTGTTACAGTCTGTTATTTCAAGTTTCCCACCTCTTATagcaataataaaaacaattatttctggCATCTAAAGGTGAGTTAAGAAGTTtatcatattctaaaatatgttCCCTTTGTTAGTGGAAGAAATTCAATCCCAAATTGATTAAATTCAATACTGACATTTTCTGGATTGATAAAACACAATAGTGACAAAtgcatgatttttttgtatataatgaACTTACCTACCTTGTTTTATTTCAGGTGCATCATGCAGATCCTTTTAAAAAGGAGAGGCCAGATCTTCAGAtgactttattgaaaatgagaaatttcTGAGTGGAAGTGACGAATGTGGCATGCATACAAACAGACATCAGCATTCCCTCCCTCTTGTTTGTGTAAGTCAAACCTGcatgaatataaaactttagaACAAAAGGGAAATATATTGACATTCAAAATTCACGGTTGTTCATCTTCTACAAAAATTACAgacttgtttcattatttatctatgataaaattatgacataattaatatttatgatgtatgtgtattgtgtatTTACTACTATTCCTGATACAAATCTTTACTGATTATACTGATGTTTGtgacattgtttataatttttagaTCAGAGGTGAGCTTTTTGAGAAAGACTCATGGAGGAAGTTTGAGAGTGTCAGTTCTCATATCAAAAAGTTAGCTAGCAGTAGGAGGAGTAGCAATTCATTCCACAGTATGACATGAGAAATACATGACTAGAAAGACCTTAAGGAGATTTGGCATTGTTTCATGTGGAGATTAAAGAACCTTCGAAATATATAACACAGACATGTTTCAGTTACTTGGGGATAACACTTATGAGGAATTTTGCTAACTTTCAGATTGGAATGTGTTGCACAAGAAATGCTTGATCACAACCCTCTTctattaaaaaccttttctatgcaaataattagtgtaaatgaaatttagctatttcattagtaaacatgttttctgCGCAAGTGTGTGTCTTTGACATTAAATGCTATGATATTGTCGTATTCTTAAACAATGGAAGATCTCTAGTAGTTCTTTCAAAGGAAAGCCAACAACAGGAATCGAACCTGTTCCTCCATCGTACAGATACGAAAGTGTGCACCATTACACCATGTTGGTATACATAAGAACTGGTAGCCTTGGAGAGTAAATATTGCATTATTCTGTACAGATGATACTGGTTAttgtgatatatgtatatatacaagtatatataatgtatgccTCATGTTTGGTAGTCGtcaataaagcatttgaattgaatatattccTTGTTCATGAAGAAAGTCtaatattctgaaatttaaataaatctAGCATTTCTGTATGTGCAATACCTTTAAAACTAGTTCAAAGAAATGTCTTTGTAACCCAGTGATTATctgggtcagaataggtcctctgtaccTGATTGCATATTGTGAGAAAAGAGTGAACAAAGAGTGATCATTGAATAAGATTATAAACTGAAATCTTGTTTCACAAGTGTGACACAATTAATTAAGAACGATCTGACCCTTAAACTGCTCAAAAGACCAAAGTAtcaagtataggtctaaatacaAGTAAGTGATGGTGAcccttgaatatgaatgaattttaagaaagagaaacaaataatgactaactTACATATTAAGAACTGAACTAGCATAAGATTGCAACATAATAGGTCCTGAAAATCATTGGATGGAAGTTCTTgggtccatatgagtgaaatattctctagagggacgttaaacaatatacagtcaatcaatcataaggccaaattaaaactttattgtCCATTTTCAcataatccgagattcctctgactcttacccccgcttttatatttgacatgtgcgggggagagtcagagcggactccatattgaaaagtgggaattcagcgacaccagctggtgtcgctgctttaccttcctcttacaactttatttcgcggacccatcttccaagacgcgaggattcagttatcggaagattattctacaaatacattggattttgatcagtggaagaatCCATTCGACAGTGAGTGCCTGGCCTTCGTGTTtgcacatcggaaggcctcgggaaccaggctaAGAAACACGGCAAGTAATAAACATGGGTTAGATAGAAACCACAACAATTTTGTATCCCTCAGTGATCATTTTAACACGATTTACCTTTCTAAGTAGAAATCATATCAATAGTTATCTACTTTTGATTAATTACCAAGTGATTCGGAACGAGTCATGATCCGGAACTGGGCGAAATTCAAATTGAACACGTTAATATGTATCCGGAATGATCAATTCATTATCATTTCCAAATGGAAATTGATTTCCATCGAACTAGTTCCTCAAACGAAAGAAATCACATAGTACAGTacttatatacattttgtacatgtaacagataGGGAGGGGTGTAAATGGAATGTAATTGAGTGAATAGTATTTAAACATCAAAATGAGAGCGGGTCATTTAAGATCAACGAGTACTCTAAACTGTAGATGGTTTAGATTGCTTGATTGCGCTTTCGCCTCACTCCGCCCTGCCACCTCACTCAGCCCGAGGTTTCCGAAACACAACGATACcgcttgtttgtcgtaagaggtgcctaaatggggcggtccttcggatgagaccgcaaaaaaccaaggtcccatgtcacagcatgtgtggcacgataaaaatccctccctgctcaaagaccgtaagcgccaattttgcagcccttcaccggcaattgtgacgtctccatatggctGAAAGATTTAAGAGtggaacattaaacaatatacaatcaatcaaaggaTACCGGAAGTCATTTACTCCGGAAACATGGAGACTCTAAAACTCTAGAGGGCGTGAGTGTAACATTCAACAAGATAAGGATTATTTCAATTTTCCCATAATAGTAGAGCGGCGGGTGGCTGTACCATTATTCCCTATCAAAGGGTTACATGGTCCATCAGTCGCAGTCCTCCACAGGTAAATGTTCCTTTGCCATTGTCTATAGTGATTATAGTGTACATCTAACATATTTCTAGTTTCTGAAGCATGTGTCTATAGTCCACATACCTATCTATTTAGTATTAGTACCTCTCAGAAAGAactacaacctaccattgggcccaatgctgtctgacttgtttcataccggttgttaggccgttcttggtacactgattttgactacaacttactccgtttacctgattaagatatagggctcacggcgggtgtgaccggtcgacaggggatgcttactcctcctacgcacctgatcccacctctggtgtacccaggggtccgtgttctcccaactctctattttgtattgcttaaatgagttaggagattgatcacctattcgttatcttcacctttcatgttccttttttttcaaaataaaaaataaatcctGAAATGAACTAAGGCTGTACTATAAAACACTATGGCATCACAGACAAACAAATGCATCTTCTTTCATCTAAAATTCAGTGGGGACACATTAGTGTTTGATAAAGTAGGATTCGTGATCTAACTACACAAAAAAACttcataaatatacatttttatttttttttttgtaaaatatgtGTAGCCTAGAAGGAGGCATCGTTTTTCCTGAAATATCATGTAAATTCGGATGATAAATGGTCTACTTTTGTTTTGTAACAAGCCTAAAAAATCTAAAAATCGGTGTATTATGCATATTAGTTGGGCCCTAGAATGTGAAATCTTCAACAAgcgaaaaatattttatttaagcTGATGTCAAATTGATTCTTTTCAGgtggtcccgtggggatccgggtgagaataggtcctcagtacctcttgcttgacgtaagaggcgactaaatgggggtgtacttcggatgaaaccgcaaaaactgagtccccctgtcacagcaagtgtgg
It encodes:
- the LOC130050775 gene encoding cilia- and flagella-associated protein 251-like codes for the protein MKLIKTDRRHRLSAQHLNDIMLVKIESSSIQDFDPTPSINKWMVTPSAQGRRTNYTRDTVKESDIITVIAEKEVDRERQYMEREVEGERGVEEEREVESEREVESERGVEQEREVESERGVESEREVEGERGVEQESEEDSECEQNEKENERRINELVAEIEMEYN
- the LOC125665413 gene encoding zinc finger protein 862-like, whose amino-acid sequence is MAAMWPIKFQKDAKPGKTLKRKCDEPAVKNYEEKRNRLFQPAWQAGRPWLLFDAVKGMTCSWCTEHGRGGIEGASKKNLFVVGSKNYKHSTVTDHEKSKLHLEATNVKNSKKEAKEKKSTAHKTVMALKEHTRKQMEYRFRNVHALIKNNRPISDYVWLNQLDRAKGLEISSTYDNSSSATLFLEFISSVEKEKLTNILAQIKFFSMTMDGSTDDSTTEQETVFLRSSVQGKMIMRFLFIGEPNSTGSADLFTFLKEKLAANNVLDYMSKFIGFGCDGAANMMGRKSGLLTRLQEEYPHVVGVHCLAHRLELSFRDIFRNNKYYVKLSTLLIGLFYFYKNSPKQRKGLREAMKVMSVKGTLPHRVGGSRWMPHIKKALETLFRTYPAFISHLQNESHQDAKAEGLAKIMDDFNIIAFAILLQDLINPLTKLSLLLQAKDTTLADTTDVIESTIDYLLQCKTSQSLKLVAVTTSKTVSGYGLKIRGKELNICATTENIVDELISQLRARLCGQPWVKSTLIGSFKNWPVEDTNAEFGKKEVELLTEKFHTALTTAEYDTSQMVSEWSL